A single region of the Terriglobales bacterium genome encodes:
- a CDS encoding HAD-IA family hydrolase produces MIKINRPIPADEIRLLIFDLDGTLVDSRQDLTNSVNAMLRQFHRPELPCDLIATYIGDGAPMLVRRSLGDPDDQKFVDEALAYFLAYYREHKLDNTYVYAGILDSLKDIRAAHNGDIKMAVLSNKPVIPSKAIVQELGLGEFFFQVYGGNSFPTKKPDPQGALALLDETGVKPEQAVMIGDSANDVLTAQNSGMYSVGLTYGLSPDSLAQVPPDVLMDRPDELGEYFTQIGERRWTE; encoded by the coding sequence ATGATAAAGATCAACCGGCCCATACCCGCCGACGAGATACGGCTCCTTATATTTGATTTGGATGGCACCCTCGTTGACTCGCGTCAGGACCTCACCAATTCCGTCAACGCCATGCTGCGCCAATTCCACCGTCCGGAACTCCCCTGCGACCTTATCGCTACCTACATCGGCGACGGCGCCCCGATGCTCGTCCGTCGCTCTCTCGGCGACCCCGACGACCAGAAATTCGTCGATGAAGCGCTTGCCTACTTCCTCGCCTACTACCGTGAACATAAGCTCGATAACACCTATGTCTATGCAGGCATTCTGGACTCACTGAAGGACATCCGCGCCGCTCACAATGGCGACATCAAGATGGCGGTCCTCAGCAACAAGCCGGTCATTCCTTCCAAGGCGATCGTGCAGGAACTCGGCCTCGGCGAGTTCTTTTTCCAGGTCTACGGCGGAAACAGCTTTCCCACCAAAAAGCCTGACCCGCAAGGCGCTCTCGCCCTTCTCGATGAAACCGGCGTCAAGCCCGAGCAGGCCGTCATGATCGGCGACTCCGCCAACGACGTCCTCACTGCCCAGAACTCCGGCATGTACAGCGTCGGACTCACCTACGGCCTCTCACCCGATTCGCTCGCTCAGGTCCCACCCGACGTCCTCATGGACCGACCCGACGAACTCGGCGAATACTTCACACAAATCGGCGAACGCCGCTGGACGGAGTAA
- a CDS encoding dehydrogenase E1 component subunit alpha/beta, with translation MALTKTEPKPAKTARPAKTYEGLTSEQLVQMYRTMYLSRKIDDREILLKRQQKIFFQISGAGHEALLVAAGMVLKPHYDWFYPYYRDRALCLKLGMTPLEMLLEAVGAADDPNSGGRQMPSHWGHKGLNIVTQSSPTGTQFLQAVGCAEAGRYFNRHPEAATKAEGDYRQFKDVQFHGDEVVYVSTGDGATSEGEFWEAMNTASNRKLPLLFLCEDNEYAISVPVEVQTAGGNISKLVRNFPNFYFDEVDGCDPIASYTALRKAVDYVRSGKGPAFVHGHVIRPYSHSLSDDEKLYRPEAERKSEVQKDPITRFQLFLVREGILDEEEISRLEKEVDEEVQAASDAALKAAFPALDSYKEFVYSPDVDPTSPAFDTHPNFDSPEPGKTAGEKTMADLINACLRDEMKRDERIVMFGEDVADCSREEYLAAKTVKGKGGVFKLTGGLQCDFGSDRVFNSPLAEANIVGRAIGMGTRGLKPVVEIQFFDYIWPAMHQMRNEMALIRWRSNNAFSCPMVIRVAIGGYLTGGAVYHSQCGESIFTHIPGIRVMFPSNALDANGLLRTAIRCDDPVLFLEHKRLYRETFGRAPYPGSDYMIPFGKAKVVQHGNDLTVVTYGATVPRTLQAAQRLEREQGIKVEVIDLRSLNPFDWDTVAASVSKTNRVLVAHEDMLSWGYGAEIAARIADQLFDELDAPVKRVAAKDTFVAYQPVLEDVILPQPDDLYKGMLELARY, from the coding sequence ATGGCACTAACGAAAACTGAGCCAAAGCCTGCGAAGACAGCGCGCCCGGCGAAGACCTACGAAGGACTGACGTCAGAGCAACTGGTCCAGATGTACCGGACCATGTACCTGTCGCGGAAGATCGACGATCGGGAGATCCTGCTCAAAAGGCAGCAGAAGATCTTTTTCCAGATTTCGGGTGCCGGGCACGAGGCGCTGCTGGTGGCCGCCGGCATGGTCCTGAAGCCCCACTACGACTGGTTTTACCCCTACTATCGCGATCGCGCGCTGTGTCTGAAGCTGGGTATGACCCCGCTGGAGATGTTGCTGGAGGCGGTGGGCGCGGCGGACGACCCGAATTCCGGCGGGCGGCAGATGCCGTCACACTGGGGGCACAAGGGGCTCAACATCGTGACGCAGTCGTCGCCGACGGGGACGCAGTTCCTGCAAGCGGTGGGATGCGCAGAAGCTGGAAGGTATTTCAACCGGCATCCTGAAGCGGCCACGAAGGCCGAAGGTGATTACCGCCAGTTCAAGGATGTGCAGTTCCACGGCGACGAGGTCGTTTACGTTTCGACGGGAGATGGCGCGACGAGCGAAGGCGAGTTCTGGGAGGCGATGAATACCGCCTCGAACCGCAAATTGCCATTGTTGTTCCTGTGCGAAGACAACGAGTACGCGATCTCGGTGCCAGTGGAAGTGCAGACGGCGGGCGGAAATATCTCGAAGCTGGTCAGAAATTTCCCGAACTTCTACTTTGACGAAGTGGATGGATGCGATCCGATTGCGAGCTACACGGCGCTGAGGAAAGCCGTGGATTACGTTCGCAGCGGCAAAGGACCGGCGTTTGTTCATGGACACGTAATTCGTCCGTACTCGCATTCGCTGTCGGATGATGAGAAGTTGTACAGGCCTGAAGCGGAACGCAAAAGCGAAGTGCAGAAGGATCCGATCACACGGTTCCAGCTGTTCCTGGTTCGCGAAGGCATTCTCGACGAGGAAGAGATCAGCCGGCTTGAAAAGGAAGTGGATGAAGAAGTGCAGGCGGCGAGCGATGCGGCATTGAAGGCCGCGTTTCCGGCGCTCGATTCCTACAAGGAGTTCGTGTATTCGCCTGACGTAGATCCAACTTCGCCGGCATTCGATACACATCCGAATTTCGATTCGCCTGAACCGGGCAAGACGGCAGGCGAAAAGACGATGGCCGACCTGATCAACGCGTGCCTACGCGACGAGATGAAGCGCGATGAACGCATCGTGATGTTCGGCGAAGACGTGGCGGATTGCTCGCGCGAGGAGTACCTGGCCGCGAAGACCGTGAAAGGCAAGGGCGGCGTTTTCAAACTGACCGGCGGTCTGCAGTGCGACTTCGGAAGCGACCGCGTATTCAACTCGCCGCTGGCGGAAGCGAACATCGTCGGACGCGCGATCGGCATGGGCACGCGTGGTCTGAAGCCGGTGGTGGAGATCCAGTTCTTCGATTACATCTGGCCCGCTATGCACCAGATGCGCAATGAGATGGCGCTCATCCGGTGGCGCTCGAACAATGCGTTCTCCTGTCCGATGGTGATTCGCGTGGCGATCGGCGGATATCTGACCGGCGGCGCGGTGTATCACTCGCAGTGCGGGGAGAGCATCTTCACACATATTCCGGGAATTCGGGTGATGTTCCCATCGAACGCGCTCGACGCGAACGGACTGTTGCGCACCGCGATTCGCTGCGATGACCCGGTGCTCTTCCTCGAGCACAAGCGGTTGTATCGCGAGACGTTCGGGCGTGCGCCGTATCCGGGGTCGGATTACATGATCCCGTTTGGAAAGGCGAAGGTCGTGCAGCACGGCAACGACCTCACTGTCGTGACTTACGGTGCAACGGTTCCGCGTACCCTCCAGGCGGCGCAAAGACTGGAACGCGAACAGGGGATCAAAGTGGAAGTGATCGATCTTCGGTCACTGAATCCATTTGACTGGGACACGGTTGCGGCGTCGGTATCGAAGACGAACCGCGTGCTCGTGGCGCACGAGGACATGCTGAGTTGGGGATATGGCGCGGAGATCGCCGCGCGCATCGCCGACCAGTTGTTCGACGAGCTGGATGCTCCGGTGAAGCGGGTCGCGGCGAAGGACACGTTTGTGGCGTATCAGCCGGTGCTGGAGGATGTGATCCTGCCGCAACCAGACGACCTGTACAAGGGCATGCTGGAGTTGGCTCGCTACTAA
- a CDS encoding DUF2071 domain-containing protein, protein MTADEILAVRSHRTYPLPQKPWVMRQEWHDLLFAHWEVPIETIRALVPPQLELDLWDGRAYLAVVPFVVRNLRPRGVPSLPVISHFAENNVRTYVTCRGIPGVWFFSLDAANLSAVLGARFAYTLPYFRARFAFATAGNTVRYSSRRLQRPKPAEFRGEYRPVSEVLEWRPPDQALERFLTERYCLYAIAAGHVYRTQIHHVPWPLQNAEARIELNTMTAPLGVRLENQPLLHFSKFQDVLVWLPERVS, encoded by the coding sequence ATGACGGCTGACGAGATCCTCGCAGTGCGATCTCACCGGACATACCCGTTGCCGCAAAAGCCTTGGGTGATGCGGCAAGAGTGGCACGACTTGCTGTTCGCGCATTGGGAAGTGCCCATCGAAACCATTCGTGCGCTGGTTCCACCGCAGCTTGAGCTGGATCTTTGGGACGGCCGGGCCTACCTCGCGGTGGTTCCCTTTGTGGTGCGCAACCTGCGGCCTCGGGGCGTTCCGAGCCTGCCGGTCATCTCGCATTTCGCGGAGAACAACGTTCGGACCTATGTGACTTGTCGCGGCATCCCCGGCGTATGGTTCTTCAGCCTCGATGCGGCGAATCTGTCGGCGGTGCTGGGGGCACGATTCGCATATACGCTCCCATACTTCCGTGCGCGCTTTGCCTTCGCGACGGCCGGCAACACGGTCCGGTACAGTTCGCGCCGGTTGCAGCGTCCGAAGCCGGCGGAGTTCCGGGGAGAGTATCGACCGGTTTCCGAGGTGTTGGAATGGCGGCCACCCGACCAGGCGCTCGAGCGGTTTCTTACGGAACGCTACTGTCTGTATGCAATCGCGGCAGGGCACGTGTACCGTACTCAGATCCATCATGTGCCCTGGCCGCTGCAGAATGCCGAAGCACGGATCGAGCTGAACACGATGACGGCACCGCTGGGGGTTCGACTCGAAAATCAGCCGCTGTTGCACTTTTCCAAGTTCCAGGATGTGCTGGTCTGGCTACCGGAGAGAGTAAGTTGA
- a CDS encoding quinone oxidoreductase translates to MKAIQVSKTGGPEALQYVDLPVPKPKPNEALVKIESIGVNFIDVYFREGRYPAQTPFIVGREMAGTVTEVGSEVRDLQPGDRVAQTSVMGSYAEYQCVPEAQLVKVPDQITSEQAAAVMLQGATVHYLVRSTYPLKSEDTLLLHAAAGGVGLLLAQFAKRIGARVVGTVSTEEKAKLAREAGVDDIILYTQQDFVAETKRLTGGKGVDVVYDGVGKTTFEGSLSVLKPRGYMVLFGASSGAVPPFDPIRLSQMGSLFLTRPNLVNYIATREELQWRMTEVFNMMIAGDLKVHVGQRYKLSDAPQAHRDLEGRKTTGKVILQP, encoded by the coding sequence ATGAAAGCGATTCAAGTCTCCAAGACCGGTGGTCCTGAAGCCCTTCAGTATGTCGACCTGCCCGTCCCCAAACCAAAACCGAACGAAGCCCTCGTGAAGATCGAATCGATTGGGGTCAATTTCATCGACGTCTACTTCCGTGAAGGACGCTATCCCGCCCAGACTCCTTTCATCGTCGGACGCGAAATGGCCGGAACGGTCACTGAGGTTGGGTCTGAGGTCCGCGATCTGCAGCCCGGCGACCGAGTCGCCCAGACCAGCGTCATGGGAAGCTACGCCGAATACCAGTGTGTCCCTGAAGCGCAGTTGGTGAAGGTGCCCGACCAGATCACCTCGGAACAGGCTGCCGCGGTCATGCTCCAGGGAGCTACCGTCCACTACCTGGTACGTAGCACCTATCCGCTCAAATCCGAAGATACCCTCTTGCTGCATGCGGCGGCAGGTGGGGTAGGACTTCTGCTAGCCCAGTTCGCCAAGCGAATCGGCGCACGCGTCGTCGGAACCGTCTCCACCGAGGAGAAGGCGAAGCTTGCCCGCGAGGCCGGAGTGGACGACATCATTCTTTACACGCAACAGGATTTCGTCGCCGAGACGAAGCGCCTAACCGGCGGCAAGGGCGTAGACGTCGTTTATGACGGTGTGGGTAAAACCACTTTTGAAGGCAGCCTAAGCGTCCTGAAACCACGCGGCTACATGGTCTTGTTCGGAGCATCGAGCGGCGCCGTTCCGCCATTCGACCCGATCCGCCTGTCCCAGATGGGCTCCCTTTTCTTGACCCGTCCGAACCTTGTGAACTACATCGCAACGCGCGAAGAACTCCAGTGGCGCATGACCGAAGTCTTCAACATGATGATCGCAGGCGACTTGAAGGTCCATGTCGGACAGCGCTACAAACTCTCCGACGCACCTCAGGCGCATCGCGATCTCGAAGGGCGAAAGACAACCGGCAAGGTCATCCTCCAGCCGTAA
- a CDS encoding radical SAM protein, translating into MSTQTFAPQPVFTPNSEKRLDTAAGLRPDFKIIQPTTTYTGAPIEPIQKGLPKITESLCPECGKTIRADIFADQGKVVMEKNCEEHGTFRDIVFSDVKLYLKMENWVFGDNRGLKNPAVMDAKSCPDDCGMCGMHTSHTGLANVDLTNRCNLTCPVCFANANVQGYVYEPSIDLVRKQLAALREQQPVAGRVVQFSGGEPTIHPQWFEILSMAREMGFSHIQAATNGIEFAKPGFAEASKAAGLQTLYLQFDGVCDDVYKRTRGMSLMEYKLKAIENVRKAGLKIVFVPTIVKGINDHQIGDIVRMAIENIDCVSGISFQPVAFTGRINRRELEQKRFTLADLAHSVADQTGITDKYYDWFPLSSVVPFSKLISAMKGDETVTLTCHPHCSIGTYLFVDEQTKTAVPATRFLDLPGLLQDMDEIARKTGKSIFKVFSGVKAWSSLRKHFKKEFAPPGLDFDRFLQTVQGCVDKKYGRDGMDGKFTYRTLMVAGMHFMDSYNYDIARVKRCLIHYAAPNGKLYPFCTYNSGPVFRDKIEREFSVPIAEYQGEVRPKPKGCGSSCGGC; encoded by the coding sequence GTGAGCACGCAAACGTTCGCGCCACAACCGGTGTTTACGCCCAATAGCGAGAAGCGTCTCGACACCGCAGCGGGTCTTCGCCCCGACTTCAAGATCATCCAGCCGACTACCACGTACACCGGAGCTCCGATTGAGCCCATTCAGAAGGGCCTGCCCAAAATAACGGAATCGCTCTGCCCAGAATGCGGGAAGACTATCCGCGCCGACATCTTTGCCGACCAGGGCAAAGTTGTGATGGAGAAGAACTGCGAAGAGCACGGGACATTCAGAGACATCGTTTTCTCCGACGTGAAGCTTTATCTGAAGATGGAGAACTGGGTGTTTGGCGACAACCGCGGACTAAAGAATCCGGCGGTGATGGATGCCAAGAGCTGTCCTGATGACTGCGGTATGTGCGGCATGCACACCTCGCACACGGGGCTGGCGAACGTTGACCTGACCAATCGCTGCAACCTTACCTGCCCGGTCTGCTTTGCGAATGCAAACGTTCAGGGCTACGTGTATGAGCCGTCAATCGATCTGGTTCGCAAGCAACTTGCGGCGTTGCGCGAGCAGCAGCCGGTTGCAGGACGCGTGGTGCAGTTCTCCGGCGGCGAGCCGACGATCCACCCGCAGTGGTTCGAGATTCTGAGCATGGCGCGCGAGATGGGCTTCTCGCATATCCAGGCGGCGACCAATGGCATTGAGTTCGCGAAGCCGGGGTTCGCGGAAGCATCCAAGGCGGCCGGCCTCCAGACGCTTTATCTCCAATTCGACGGCGTCTGCGATGACGTCTACAAGCGCACTCGCGGCATGTCGCTGATGGAATACAAGCTGAAGGCGATTGAGAACGTCCGGAAGGCCGGACTGAAGATCGTTTTCGTGCCGACGATTGTGAAGGGGATCAATGATCACCAGATCGGCGACATCGTTCGAATGGCGATCGAGAACATTGATTGCGTCAGCGGTATCAGCTTCCAGCCGGTGGCGTTCACGGGACGCATCAACCGCCGCGAACTCGAGCAAAAAAGATTTACGCTTGCCGACCTTGCCCACTCGGTAGCAGATCAGACCGGCATCACCGATAAATATTACGACTGGTTCCCACTCTCATCGGTGGTGCCGTTCTCCAAATTGATCTCGGCCATGAAGGGTGACGAGACGGTCACACTGACCTGCCATCCGCACTGCTCCATCGGCACGTACCTTTTCGTCGACGAGCAGACGAAGACCGCAGTTCCGGCGACGCGCTTCCTTGATCTGCCCGGGCTACTTCAAGACATGGACGAAATCGCGCGCAAGACCGGCAAGTCGATCTTCAAGGTGTTTAGCGGCGTGAAAGCGTGGAGTTCGCTGCGGAAGCACTTCAAGAAGGAGTTTGCACCTCCGGGGCTGGACTTCGATCGCTTCCTGCAGACTGTGCAAGGCTGCGTGGACAAGAAGTACGGACGCGACGGCATGGACGGCAAGTTCACCTATCGCACGCTGATGGTGGCTGGCATGCACTTCATGGATTCGTACAACTACGACATCGCGCGCGTAAAGCGCTGCCTGATTCACTATGCCGCGCCGAACGGCAAGCTG